One segment of Xanthomonas oryzae pv. oryzae DNA contains the following:
- the nuoH gene encoding NADH-quinone oxidoreductase subunit NuoH — MNELLLNLVDPLHQWFLGLGDGGVVLWSVLKILLIAVPVIVSVAFYVVWERKLIGWMHVRHGPMYVGMGIFQAFADVFKLLFKEILQPSSSHKAMFIIAPLLTLAPAFAAWSVVPFDAKLVLSNANVGLLYLLAMTSLGVYGIILAGWASNSKYAFLGAMRSAAQVVSYEIAMGFALVGVMIASGSVNLSQIVFAQAGNSGFFDWFLIPLFPLFIVYWVSGVAETNRAPFDVVEGESEIVAGHMVEYSGGAFALFFLAEYANMILVSFLISIFFLGGWLSPIQGWVNADISPWIDWLWKGGWPWLLMKVFFFASAYIWFRASFPRYRYDQIMRLGWKVFIPLTIVWIAVTALMVFYGVIQKGV; from the coding sequence ATGAACGAATTGCTGTTGAACCTGGTCGACCCCTTGCACCAGTGGTTTCTGGGACTGGGCGATGGCGGCGTGGTGCTCTGGTCGGTCTTGAAGATCCTGCTGATCGCCGTGCCGGTGATCGTGTCGGTGGCCTTCTATGTGGTCTGGGAGCGCAAGCTGATCGGCTGGATGCACGTGCGCCACGGGCCCATGTACGTGGGTATGGGCATCTTCCAGGCCTTCGCCGACGTGTTCAAACTCCTGTTCAAGGAAATCCTGCAACCGAGTAGCTCGCACAAGGCGATGTTCATCATCGCCCCGTTGCTGACCCTGGCACCTGCATTTGCCGCCTGGTCGGTGGTGCCGTTCGATGCGAAGCTGGTGTTGTCCAACGCCAACGTCGGCTTGCTCTATCTGCTGGCGATGACCTCGCTGGGCGTGTACGGCATCATCCTGGCAGGCTGGGCATCGAACTCGAAGTACGCCTTCCTGGGCGCGATGCGCTCGGCAGCACAGGTGGTCAGCTACGAAATTGCGATGGGCTTTGCGCTGGTCGGCGTGATGATTGCCTCCGGTAGCGTCAATTTGAGTCAGATCGTGTTCGCGCAGGCGGGTAACTCCGGCTTCTTCGACTGGTTCCTGATTCCGCTGTTCCCATTGTTCATCGTGTACTGGGTGTCCGGCGTCGCCGAAACCAACCGCGCGCCGTTCGACGTGGTGGAAGGCGAATCGGAAATCGTCGCCGGGCACATGGTGGAATATTCGGGCGGTGCGTTCGCGCTGTTCTTCCTGGCCGAATACGCCAACATGATCCTGGTCAGCTTCCTGATCTCGATCTTCTTCCTCGGCGGTTGGTTGAGCCCGATCCAGGGCTGGGTCAACGCGGACATCTCGCCGTGGATCGACTGGCTGTGGAAGGGCGGCTGGCCATGGCTGCTGATGAAGGTGTTCTTCTTCGCCAGCGCCTACATCTGGTTCCGTGCCAGCTTCCCCCGTTACCGCTACGACCAGATCATGCGTCTGGGCTGGAAGGTCTTCATTCCGCTCACGATCGTGTGGATCGCAGTGACGGCGTTGATGGTGTTTTACGGCGTGATCCAGAAGGGCGTGTAA
- the nuoI gene encoding NADH-quinone oxidoreductase subunit NuoI has protein sequence MNKITHYFKSLLLLELLGGLWLTLKYTFKPKYTVLYPMEKFPQSPRFRGLHALRRYPNGEERCIACKLCEAVCPALAITIDSAKREDGTRRTTRYDIDLFKCIFCGFCEESCPVDSIVETHILEYHFEKRGENIINKPQLLAIGDRLETEIAERRAADAAFR, from the coding sequence ATGAACAAGATCACCCACTACTTCAAGAGCCTGCTGCTGCTCGAACTGCTCGGCGGCTTGTGGCTGACGTTGAAATACACGTTCAAGCCCAAGTACACCGTGCTGTATCCGATGGAGAAGTTCCCGCAGTCGCCACGCTTCCGTGGCCTGCACGCGCTGCGTCGCTATCCCAATGGTGAAGAGCGTTGCATCGCCTGCAAGCTGTGCGAAGCGGTGTGCCCGGCGCTGGCGATCACCATCGACTCGGCCAAGCGCGAAGACGGCACCCGCCGTACCACGCGCTACGACATCGATCTGTTCAAGTGCATCTTCTGCGGTTTCTGCGAAGAAAGCTGCCCGGTGGACTCGATCGTCGAAACGCACATCCTCGAGTACCACTTCGAGAAGCGTGGCGAAAACATTATCAACAAGCCGCAGCTGCTGGCGATCGGAGACCGGTTAGAAACCGAGATCGCCGAGCGTCGCGCTGCCGATGCCGCCTTCCGTTGA
- a CDS encoding NADH-quinone oxidoreductase subunit J: MMDWVTLAFYAFSAVAVVSAGAVISVRNPVYAVLCLILTFFSMACIWLLVGAEFLGVTLVLVYVGAVMVLFLFVVMMLDIDTSRLREGWVKYMPLGVIMAVAMLAQMVTLIGVKARSATPFPADNAAAQAADSSNLTWLAKSLYTEFLLPFEFAAVILTVAVVAAVMLTLRKRTGIKLQNAGEQSRVKAGDRLRMVKMAVEKPVQVAPQGDAADGQEAKS, translated from the coding sequence ATGATGGACTGGGTCACTCTTGCTTTCTACGCCTTCTCCGCCGTCGCGGTCGTGTCCGCCGGTGCGGTGATCAGCGTGCGCAACCCGGTGTACGCCGTGTTGTGCCTGATCCTCACGTTCTTCTCGATGGCATGCATCTGGTTGCTGGTTGGCGCCGAATTCCTCGGTGTGACGCTGGTGCTGGTCTACGTCGGCGCAGTGATGGTGCTGTTCCTGTTCGTGGTGATGATGCTGGACATCGACACCAGCCGCCTTCGCGAGGGGTGGGTCAAGTACATGCCGCTGGGCGTCATCATGGCGGTTGCCATGTTGGCGCAGATGGTCACCTTGATCGGCGTCAAGGCACGTAGCGCCACGCCGTTCCCGGCGGACAACGCTGCAGCGCAAGCCGCGGACAGCTCCAACCTGACCTGGTTGGCCAAGAGCCTGTACACCGAGTTCCTGCTGCCGTTCGAGTTTGCTGCGGTGATCCTGACCGTGGCGGTGGTTGCTGCGGTGATGCTGACCTTGCGCAAGCGCACCGGCATCAAGTTGCAGAACGCCGGCGAGCAGTCACGGGTGAAAGCGGGCGACCGTCTGCGCATGGTCAAAATGGCGGTTGAAAAGCCGGTACAGGTTGCGCCGCAGGGCGACGCGGCCGACGGACAGGAGGCGAAGTCTTGA
- the nuoK gene encoding NADH-quinone oxidoreductase subunit NuoK: MITLGHLLGLGAVLFCISLAGIFLNRKNVIVLLMSIELMLLSVNVNFIAFSRELGDTAGQLFVFFILTVAAAEAAIGLAILVTLFRTRRTINVAEVDTLKG; the protein is encoded by the coding sequence TTGATTACCTTGGGCCACCTGTTGGGACTGGGCGCGGTGCTGTTCTGCATCTCCCTGGCCGGCATCTTCCTCAACCGCAAGAACGTCATCGTGTTGCTGATGTCGATCGAGTTGATGCTGCTGTCGGTCAACGTCAACTTCATCGCGTTCTCGCGCGAGCTCGGCGATACCGCCGGTCAGTTGTTCGTGTTCTTCATTCTGACGGTTGCCGCTGCGGAGGCTGCAATCGGCCTTGCGATCCTGGTGACTCTGTTCCGCACACGCCGCACGATCAATGT